A genomic window from Prunus persica cultivar Lovell chromosome G2, Prunus_persica_NCBIv2, whole genome shotgun sequence includes:
- the LOC18784857 gene encoding actin-depolymerizing factor 2 yields MANAASGMAVHDECKLKFLELKAKRTYRFIVYKIEEKQKQVIVEKVGEPADSYEDFSASLPADECRYAVYDFDYVTEENCQKSRIIFIAWSPDTSKVRSKMIYASSKDRFKRELDGIQVELQATDPTEMGLDVIRSRAT; encoded by the exons ATG GCAAACGCAGCGTCTGGGATGGCTGTGCATGATGAATGCAAGCTAAAGTTTTTAGAATTGAAGGCAAAACGAACTTACCGCTTCATAGTGTACAAGATAGAGGAGAAGCAAAAGCAGGTTATAGTGGAAAAGGTGGGTGAACCAGCTGATAGCTACGAGGATTTCTCTGCAAGCCTCCCTGCTGATGAATGCCGATACGCTGTCTATGACTTTGATTATGTGACTGAGGAGAACTGCCAGAAGAGCCGGATTATTTTCATTGCTTG GTCCCCTGACACATCGAAGGTGAGAAGCAAAATGATCTATGCTAGTTCGAAGGACAGGTTTAAGAGAGAGTTGGACGGTATTCAGGTAGAGTTGCAAGCTACCGATCCAACCGAAATGGGCCTTGATGTTATTAGAAGCCGGGCGACTTGA
- the LOC18785148 gene encoding transcription factor bHLH111 isoform X1 → MRNALLPSVPFHLYNFGNNIEVQMSNWDAQVNMNRRLGFYMGSKAFESDNQNSRAGDDFSLPLPLPLQSSSLLAYQPAYPSGAFRYHDGVSQQPVLLDKKISAPQFEADFQAIQNARKRPIEVDDLGGLVGDKTALNEWNQNKRSKVTNSQQQWHQQFQETSMQQQNNKKLHAPVRRSQKLSDKITVLQKLVSPYGKTDTASVLQEASIYIMLLQEQIQQNLLRMFSSSYKNAAVLHTQECGSRQVLDLRSKGLCLVPVSVTQKVTMEEGVDHAATSRKIVIANNLY, encoded by the exons ATGAGAAACGCTCTTCTTCCATCTGTACCCTTCCATCTTTACAACTTTG GAAACAATATTGAAGTTCAGATGTCAAATTGGGATGCTCAAGTCAACATGAACAGAAGACT TGGGTTTTACATGGGGTCCAAGGCATTCGAAAGTGACAACCAAAATAGCAGAGCTGGAGACGacttttctcttcctcttcctcttcctctgcaGTCATCATCCCTCCTTGCTTATCAACCAG CTTATCCATCTGGTGCATTCAGATACCATGATGGTGTTTCCCAGCAGCCAGTCTTGCTGGACAAGAAGATTTCAGCTCCCCAATTTGAAGCA GATTTCCAGGCCATACAAAATGCAAGGAAACGTCCAATTGAGGTTGATGACCTTGGTGGTCTGGTTGGTGACAAGACAGCTCTAAACGAATGGAACCAAAATAAGAGAAGCAAGGTGACAAATTCTCAACAACAATGGCATCAACAGTTCCAAGAAACCTCAatgcaacaacaaaacaataag AAGTTGCATGCGCCTGTGAGAAGAAGCCAAAAGCTCAGTGACAAGATCACGGTTCTTCAGAAACTGGTTTCCCCCTATGGCAAG ACTGACACTGCCTCAGTTCTTCAAGAGGCTTCCATTTATATCATGCTACTTCAAGAACAAATTCAG cagAATCTGCTAAGGATGTTTAGTAGTTCATACAAGAATGCTGCAGTTCTTCACACACAG GAATGTGGGAGCCGGCAGGTGCTCGACCTCAGAAGCAAAGGCCTTTGTTTGGTTCCTGTATCTGTTACTCAGAAAGTGACCATGGAAGAGGGTGTTGATCATGCTGCTACATCAAGAAAAATTGTCATAGCTAATAACTTGTACTGA
- the LOC18785148 gene encoding transcription factor bHLH113 isoform X4, translating to MSNWDAQVNMNRRLGFYMGSKAFESDNQNSRAGDDFSLPLPLPLQSSSLLAYQPAYPSGAFRYHDGVSQQPVLLDKKISAPQFEADFQAIQNARKRPIEVDDLGGLVGDKTALNEWNQNKRSKVTNSQQQWHQQFQETSMQQQNNKKLHAPVRRSQKLSDKITVLQKLVSPYGKTDTASVLQEASIYIMLLQEQIQQNLLRMFSSSYKNAAVLHTQECGSRQVLDLRSKGLCLVPVSVTQKVTMEEGVDHAATSRKIVIANNLY from the exons ATGTCAAATTGGGATGCTCAAGTCAACATGAACAGAAGACT TGGGTTTTACATGGGGTCCAAGGCATTCGAAAGTGACAACCAAAATAGCAGAGCTGGAGACGacttttctcttcctcttcctcttcctctgcaGTCATCATCCCTCCTTGCTTATCAACCAG CTTATCCATCTGGTGCATTCAGATACCATGATGGTGTTTCCCAGCAGCCAGTCTTGCTGGACAAGAAGATTTCAGCTCCCCAATTTGAAGCA GATTTCCAGGCCATACAAAATGCAAGGAAACGTCCAATTGAGGTTGATGACCTTGGTGGTCTGGTTGGTGACAAGACAGCTCTAAACGAATGGAACCAAAATAAGAGAAGCAAGGTGACAAATTCTCAACAACAATGGCATCAACAGTTCCAAGAAACCTCAatgcaacaacaaaacaataag AAGTTGCATGCGCCTGTGAGAAGAAGCCAAAAGCTCAGTGACAAGATCACGGTTCTTCAGAAACTGGTTTCCCCCTATGGCAAG ACTGACACTGCCTCAGTTCTTCAAGAGGCTTCCATTTATATCATGCTACTTCAAGAACAAATTCAG cagAATCTGCTAAGGATGTTTAGTAGTTCATACAAGAATGCTGCAGTTCTTCACACACAG GAATGTGGGAGCCGGCAGGTGCTCGACCTCAGAAGCAAAGGCCTTTGTTTGGTTCCTGTATCTGTTACTCAGAAAGTGACCATGGAAGAGGGTGTTGATCATGCTGCTACATCAAGAAAAATTGTCATAGCTAATAACTTGTACTGA
- the LOC18785148 gene encoding transcription factor bHLH111 isoform X2: MRNALLPSVPFHLYNFGNNIEVQMSNWDAQVNMNRRLGFYMGSKAFESDNQNSRAGDDFSLPLPLPLQSSSLLAYQPAYPSGAFRYHDGVSQQPVLLDKKISAPQFEADFQAIQNARKRPIEVDDLGGLVGDKTALNEWNQNKRSKVTNSQQQWHQQFQETSMQQQNNKKLHAPVRRSQKLSDKITVLQKLVSPYGKTDTASVLQEASIYIMLLQEQIQNLLRMFSSSYKNAAVLHTQECGSRQVLDLRSKGLCLVPVSVTQKVTMEEGVDHAATSRKIVIANNLY, translated from the exons ATGAGAAACGCTCTTCTTCCATCTGTACCCTTCCATCTTTACAACTTTG GAAACAATATTGAAGTTCAGATGTCAAATTGGGATGCTCAAGTCAACATGAACAGAAGACT TGGGTTTTACATGGGGTCCAAGGCATTCGAAAGTGACAACCAAAATAGCAGAGCTGGAGACGacttttctcttcctcttcctcttcctctgcaGTCATCATCCCTCCTTGCTTATCAACCAG CTTATCCATCTGGTGCATTCAGATACCATGATGGTGTTTCCCAGCAGCCAGTCTTGCTGGACAAGAAGATTTCAGCTCCCCAATTTGAAGCA GATTTCCAGGCCATACAAAATGCAAGGAAACGTCCAATTGAGGTTGATGACCTTGGTGGTCTGGTTGGTGACAAGACAGCTCTAAACGAATGGAACCAAAATAAGAGAAGCAAGGTGACAAATTCTCAACAACAATGGCATCAACAGTTCCAAGAAACCTCAatgcaacaacaaaacaataag AAGTTGCATGCGCCTGTGAGAAGAAGCCAAAAGCTCAGTGACAAGATCACGGTTCTTCAGAAACTGGTTTCCCCCTATGGCAAG ACTGACACTGCCTCAGTTCTTCAAGAGGCTTCCATTTATATCATGCTACTTCAAGAACAAATTCAG AATCTGCTAAGGATGTTTAGTAGTTCATACAAGAATGCTGCAGTTCTTCACACACAG GAATGTGGGAGCCGGCAGGTGCTCGACCTCAGAAGCAAAGGCCTTTGTTTGGTTCCTGTATCTGTTACTCAGAAAGTGACCATGGAAGAGGGTGTTGATCATGCTGCTACATCAAGAAAAATTGTCATAGCTAATAACTTGTACTGA
- the LOC18785148 gene encoding transcription factor bHLH111 isoform X3, which translates to MRNALLPSVPFHLYNFGNNIEVQMSNWDAQVNMNRRLGFYMGSKAFESDNQNSRAGDDFSLPLPLPLQSSSLLAYQPAYPSGAFRYHDGVSQQPVLLDKKISAPQFEADFQAIQNARKRPIEVDDLGGLVGDKTALNEWNQNKRSKVTNSQQQWHQQFQETSMQQQNNKLHAPVRRSQKLSDKITVLQKLVSPYGKTDTASVLQEASIYIMLLQEQIQQNLLRMFSSSYKNAAVLHTQECGSRQVLDLRSKGLCLVPVSVTQKVTMEEGVDHAATSRKIVIANNLY; encoded by the exons ATGAGAAACGCTCTTCTTCCATCTGTACCCTTCCATCTTTACAACTTTG GAAACAATATTGAAGTTCAGATGTCAAATTGGGATGCTCAAGTCAACATGAACAGAAGACT TGGGTTTTACATGGGGTCCAAGGCATTCGAAAGTGACAACCAAAATAGCAGAGCTGGAGACGacttttctcttcctcttcctcttcctctgcaGTCATCATCCCTCCTTGCTTATCAACCAG CTTATCCATCTGGTGCATTCAGATACCATGATGGTGTTTCCCAGCAGCCAGTCTTGCTGGACAAGAAGATTTCAGCTCCCCAATTTGAAGCA GATTTCCAGGCCATACAAAATGCAAGGAAACGTCCAATTGAGGTTGATGACCTTGGTGGTCTGGTTGGTGACAAGACAGCTCTAAACGAATGGAACCAAAATAAGAGAAGCAAGGTGACAAATTCTCAACAACAATGGCATCAACAGTTCCAAGAAACCTCAatgcaacaacaaaacaataag TTGCATGCGCCTGTGAGAAGAAGCCAAAAGCTCAGTGACAAGATCACGGTTCTTCAGAAACTGGTTTCCCCCTATGGCAAG ACTGACACTGCCTCAGTTCTTCAAGAGGCTTCCATTTATATCATGCTACTTCAAGAACAAATTCAG cagAATCTGCTAAGGATGTTTAGTAGTTCATACAAGAATGCTGCAGTTCTTCACACACAG GAATGTGGGAGCCGGCAGGTGCTCGACCTCAGAAGCAAAGGCCTTTGTTTGGTTCCTGTATCTGTTACTCAGAAAGTGACCATGGAAGAGGGTGTTGATCATGCTGCTACATCAAGAAAAATTGTCATAGCTAATAACTTGTACTGA
- the LOC18785336 gene encoding 40S ribosomal protein S15a-1 yields MVRVSVLNDALKSMYNAEKRGKRQVMIRPSSKVIIKFLLVMQKHGYIGEFEYVDDHRAGKIVVELNGRLNKCGVISPRFDVGVKEIEGWTARLLPSRQFGYIVLTTSAGIMDHEEARRKNVGGKVLGFFY; encoded by the exons ATGGTGAGAGTTAGCGTTCTGAACGATGCGCTCAAGAGCATGTACAATGCAGAGAAAAGGGGCAAGCGCCAGGTCATGATCAGACCATCATCCAAGGTCATCATCAAGTTTCTTTTGGTGATGCAAAAGCATG GATACATTGGTGAGTTCGAGTATGTTGATGACCACAGGGCTGGTAAAATTGTGGTCGAACTGAATGGACGGCTTAACAAATGTGGGGTTATCAGCCCTCGTTTTGATGTGGGTGTTAAGGAGATTGAAGGCTGGACTGCAAGATTGCTTCCATCTAGACAG TTTGGATACATAGTGCTGACAACATCTGCTGGCATTATGGATCATGAGGAGGCTAGGAGAAAGAATGTTGGTGGTAAAGTGCTTGGTTTCTTTTACTAG
- the LOC18785166 gene encoding ras-related protein RABE1a, translating to MAAPPARARADHDYLIKLLLIGDSGVGKSCLLLRFSDGSFTTSFITTIGIDFKIRTIELDGKRIKLQIWDTAGQERFRTITTAYYRGAMGILLVYDVTDESSFNNIRNWIRNIEQHASVSVNKILVGNKADMDESKRAVPASKGQALADEYGIKFLETSAKTNMNVEEVFFSIGRDIKQRLAESDARGTEPQTLRINEQDKAAGGQAAQKSSCCG from the exons ATGGCTGCGCCACCGGCAAGGGCTCGGGCCGATCACGATTATCTCATCAAGCTTCTCCTTATTGGCGACAGCG GTGTTGGGAAGAGTTGTCTGCTTTTGCGTTTCTCTGATGGCTCCTTCACAACAAGTTTTATCACCACTATTGG GATTGATTTCAAGATAAGAACCATCGAGCTTGATGGCAAACGGATTAAATTGCAAATCTGGGATACAGCTGGTCAGGAACGATTTCGAACAATTACTACAG CTTACTATCGAGGAGCCATGGGTATTTTGTTGGTGTATGATGTTACTGATGAGTCATCTTTCAACA ACATTAGGAACTGGATTCGCAACATCGAACAACATGCTTCTGTCAGTGTCAACAAGATACTGGTGGGAAACAAAGCTGATATGGATGAAAGCAAAAGG GCTGTGCCTGCATCTAAGGGTCAAGCTCTTGCTGATGAGTATGGTATCAAGTTCCTTGAAACT AGTGCAAAGACAAACATGAATGTGGAGgaggttttcttttcaatagGCAGAGATATCAAGCAGAGACTTGCAGAATCTGATGCCAGGGGCACTGag CCTCAGACACTTAGGATTAACGAACAAGACAAAGCTGCCGGTGGTCAAGCTGCACAAAAGTCATCTTGCTGCGGTTAG